Proteins co-encoded in one Schaalia radingae genomic window:
- a CDS encoding alpha/beta fold hydrolase, protein MTAWKLPLTILGNEDAPALVLGHSLGSSHDMWESVIPLIRDDFDIVLYDLPGHGGTPIAPVGRELKMTDVVEALLGALDDHGVDTFHCAGLSLGGMVAMATAITHPQRVRSLTVMSAGPINGQPDQWYDKAGAVRRDGTASLVDATFERWFMPEFASGEGADRVEAIRRIFENCDDEGYAQCCEVLASTDMRGDVASIHTPTLLISAEEDGSLNWAGADELARTIRSGGATVQVARIPQARHMSAVEKPELVARALKGLVD, encoded by the coding sequence ATGACTGCATGGAAGCTGCCGCTGACGATCCTGGGAAACGAGGATGCTCCGGCGTTGGTGCTGGGACATTCACTGGGATCAAGCCACGACATGTGGGAGAGCGTCATCCCTTTGATTCGCGACGATTTTGATATTGTCCTCTACGACCTGCCCGGACACGGGGGAACACCGATTGCTCCGGTCGGCCGCGAACTGAAGATGACCGACGTTGTGGAAGCACTGCTTGGCGCCTTGGATGATCACGGCGTCGATACGTTTCATTGCGCCGGACTGTCACTGGGTGGCATGGTCGCCATGGCTACTGCAATCACACATCCTCAGCGGGTGCGCAGCCTCACCGTCATGAGTGCCGGGCCGATCAATGGTCAGCCTGATCAGTGGTACGACAAAGCTGGGGCTGTGCGTCGCGACGGCACAGCAAGCCTGGTGGACGCAACGTTCGAGCGCTGGTTCATGCCTGAATTTGCTTCGGGGGAGGGTGCTGACCGCGTTGAGGCGATTCGCAGGATCTTCGAAAACTGTGACGACGAGGGATACGCGCAGTGCTGCGAGGTCCTCGCGAGTACGGACATGCGCGGCGACGTTGCGAGCATCCACACTCCAACCCTCCTGATCAGCGCTGAAGAGGACGGTTCACTGAACTGGGCGGGCGCTGACGAACTGGCCCGCACCATCCGCAGTGGAGGGGCGACTGTGCAGGTGGCACGCATCCCTCAGGCGCGGCATATGAGCGCCGTTGAGAAGCCGGAGCTGGTGGCTCGGGCTCTCAAAGGGCTGGTCGACTAG
- a CDS encoding TerC family protein, with amino-acid sequence MDVHALGWVGLGLVVIVLISIDIIGHVRTPHAPTMKEAALWTVGYVSLAMLFGIGIWAIYGGQYAGEFYGGWITEWSLSLDNLFVFVIIMNSFRVPREYQQKALLSGIIIALVMRLIFILIGAALIERFSWVFFIFGAWLLWTAYSQARQGTGGDEEESEQGENGFIRLVRRIVPVTDGYYSDRFLYRHGGRTAVTPLLLVVLALGSADLMFAFDSIPAIFGLTKEPYLVFACNAFALLGLRQLYFLIDGLLDRLVYLHYGLAVILGFIGVKLILHALHENTLPFINGGQGFESVPEVGTPLSLAVIAGTLIITVIASILKSRHSNVLRAPQPINRSAKAEQDAARSSVREVADSDEQHTEPRPSVD; translated from the coding sequence GTGGACGTTCACGCGCTCGGCTGGGTCGGCCTAGGCCTCGTCGTCATTGTGCTTATTTCTATCGACATCATCGGTCATGTCCGTACACCGCACGCCCCCACCATGAAAGAGGCGGCATTGTGGACTGTGGGCTACGTTTCTCTCGCGATGCTATTCGGAATCGGGATCTGGGCGATTTATGGCGGCCAGTATGCCGGAGAGTTCTACGGCGGCTGGATCACCGAATGGTCCCTGTCGCTCGACAACTTGTTCGTCTTTGTCATCATTATGAATTCGTTTAGAGTGCCGCGAGAATATCAGCAAAAAGCGCTGCTCAGCGGCATCATCATTGCGCTCGTCATGCGCCTGATCTTCATCCTGATCGGTGCCGCACTGATTGAGCGCTTCTCCTGGGTCTTCTTTATCTTCGGTGCATGGCTGCTATGGACGGCATACTCTCAGGCACGCCAGGGGACCGGCGGAGACGAGGAAGAATCCGAACAGGGTGAAAACGGGTTCATCCGCCTCGTGCGCCGCATCGTTCCCGTCACCGACGGGTATTACTCGGACCGGTTCCTCTATCGCCATGGCGGAAGGACTGCTGTGACACCGCTGCTGCTGGTGGTCCTCGCTCTGGGGTCAGCCGACCTCATGTTTGCGTTTGACTCCATTCCGGCAATCTTCGGCCTCACGAAAGAGCCGTACCTGGTCTTCGCGTGCAACGCCTTCGCCCTGCTGGGCCTGCGTCAGCTCTACTTCCTGATCGACGGACTGCTTGATCGTCTCGTGTACCTTCACTACGGCCTGGCCGTCATTCTTGGCTTCATCGGCGTGAAGCTCATTTTGCACGCCCTGCATGAGAACACGTTGCCGTTCATTAACGGTGGACAGGGCTTCGAAAGCGTCCCCGAGGTGGGCACACCGCTCTCACTGGCCGTCATCGCCGGAACGCTGATCATCACGGTGATCGCCTCGATCCTCAAGTCACGCCACTCAAACGTCCTGCGGGCACCTCAGCCGATTAATCGCAGTGCCAAGGCCGAGCAGGATGCGGCACGCTCCTCGGTGCGTGAGGTCGCTGACTCCGACGAGCAGCATACTGAGCCGCGTCCGTCAGTGGACTGA
- a CDS encoding HAD-IC family P-type ATPase, with amino-acid sequence MPAPGPSGLTAAQVEERTRQGEVNHHHTKTSRSLGSIARANVFTLFNTILTTAIVVVLIVGDWRDAVFGGVMVLNAIIGIAAEYRAKKTLDSLAIVDAPHSLVWRDGEEREVLSEDVVRGDIIELRLGDQVPVDGIVQTSHSLDIDESLLTGESVPIRKKQGDRVLAGTAVVSGDGLIEATVVGNAVYAHTLTEQVRRFTRTTSEIQQGINRVLRVISWLIVPVTALIVWSQIRLDPLSGGWRHALVLAVAAVVGMIPQGLVLLTSMNFALGAATLARRKVLVNELPAVEVLARVDALCVDKTGTLTTGGVSVDSMIPLGAGDSGDRIDEGAARALLTLNASTHNATAEAIVAHLKAQALEVEPAGLSANWSVPFNSTRKWSGFSDGEQAWVLGAPEMTVTDANVLDHVTRVADQGLRVVVLSCAPAAPSSMGEELPQGLQPNTLIVLREQIRPDAADTMEYFRRQGVRVRVISGDNPATVQAIANVASLREDQATIRGMDARTLPEDMDSDAFVQAVMDHDVFGRVTPEQKRAMVRALQSRGHTVAMTGDGVNDALALKDADLGIAMGSGARATKAVAQIVLVDGAFAALPGVVAEGRRIMANMERVSALFLAKTVYASLIAVICALAAWHYPFLPRHFTYIDALTIGIPAFFIALGPNRRRYVSGYLKRVLGLAVPSGCVLAAAALTAYWMVGVGKVEGQTAAALSLMCGALWLLSITARPVNSWRAGLIALMLTCAVAGVFIPFVRNFFALEWPAAHDGWVILACGLTACILIEAAHRAYSLRHQRKAETDGAPLD; translated from the coding sequence ATGCCAGCACCCGGGCCATCCGGCCTCACGGCCGCGCAAGTGGAAGAACGCACCCGTCAGGGTGAGGTCAACCATCACCATACGAAGACGTCCCGCTCGCTCGGATCAATAGCGCGAGCGAATGTTTTCACCCTGTTCAACACGATCCTTACCACCGCAATTGTTGTGGTACTGATTGTGGGGGACTGGCGGGACGCAGTGTTCGGCGGCGTGATGGTACTCAACGCCATCATCGGTATCGCGGCGGAATACCGCGCGAAGAAAACGCTCGATTCCCTGGCGATTGTCGACGCGCCGCATTCGCTGGTGTGGCGGGATGGTGAAGAGCGCGAGGTCCTGTCGGAAGACGTGGTACGCGGCGACATCATCGAGCTGCGCCTGGGGGACCAGGTTCCCGTCGATGGAATCGTGCAGACTTCCCACAGCCTCGACATTGACGAATCTTTGTTGACGGGCGAATCCGTACCGATCAGAAAAAAGCAGGGTGACCGCGTCCTGGCCGGCACCGCTGTCGTCTCAGGTGACGGCCTTATCGAAGCCACTGTTGTCGGCAACGCCGTTTACGCCCACACACTCACTGAACAGGTCCGCCGCTTCACGCGCACCACTTCCGAGATTCAGCAGGGCATTAACCGTGTCCTGCGGGTCATTTCGTGGCTGATTGTGCCCGTCACCGCGCTGATCGTATGGTCGCAGATCCGCCTCGATCCACTCAGCGGTGGATGGCGGCACGCACTCGTCCTGGCGGTCGCGGCAGTTGTCGGCATGATCCCGCAGGGCCTGGTTCTGCTGACCTCCATGAACTTCGCCCTCGGCGCGGCAACACTGGCACGGCGCAAAGTCCTCGTCAATGAGCTTCCCGCGGTGGAAGTCCTCGCGCGTGTGGATGCCCTCTGCGTTGACAAAACGGGAACGCTGACTACCGGCGGAGTGAGCGTCGATTCCATGATTCCCCTAGGCGCGGGTGACAGCGGTGACCGAATTGACGAGGGTGCCGCCCGCGCACTGTTGACACTCAATGCTTCCACACACAACGCAACTGCGGAAGCGATCGTTGCTCATCTGAAGGCGCAGGCACTCGAGGTAGAGCCAGCTGGCCTGTCTGCTAACTGGAGCGTCCCATTCAATTCGACACGCAAATGGTCGGGATTCAGTGATGGAGAGCAGGCCTGGGTGCTGGGCGCTCCGGAAATGACGGTGACTGACGCGAACGTGCTGGATCACGTCACGCGCGTTGCCGACCAGGGACTTCGCGTTGTGGTGCTCAGCTGTGCGCCGGCAGCTCCCTCATCAATGGGGGAGGAACTGCCGCAGGGACTTCAGCCGAACACGCTGATCGTCCTGCGCGAACAGATCCGCCCTGACGCTGCTGACACAATGGAGTATTTCCGCCGGCAGGGCGTGCGGGTACGTGTGATATCAGGTGACAATCCCGCGACTGTGCAGGCTATTGCGAACGTGGCCTCATTGCGTGAGGACCAAGCGACGATTCGCGGGATGGATGCGCGCACCCTGCCTGAGGACATGGACAGCGACGCGTTCGTGCAGGCCGTGATGGATCATGATGTGTTCGGACGTGTCACTCCGGAGCAAAAACGCGCAATGGTGCGGGCATTACAGTCTCGCGGGCATACTGTCGCGATGACGGGTGACGGCGTCAATGACGCACTTGCCCTGAAAGATGCTGACCTGGGGATCGCGATGGGCAGCGGTGCCCGCGCTACGAAAGCGGTGGCGCAGATCGTGCTGGTCGATGGAGCGTTTGCAGCTCTGCCAGGGGTCGTCGCTGAAGGGCGGCGCATCATGGCGAATATGGAACGTGTCTCCGCGCTCTTCCTGGCCAAGACGGTCTACGCCAGCCTCATTGCCGTCATCTGTGCCCTTGCCGCCTGGCACTACCCGTTCCTGCCCCGTCACTTCACTTACATTGATGCGCTGACCATCGGAATCCCGGCATTCTTCATCGCGCTGGGACCGAACAGGCGACGATACGTCAGCGGATATTTGAAGCGCGTGCTCGGCCTGGCCGTTCCATCAGGGTGCGTGTTGGCTGCAGCTGCGTTGACTGCGTACTGGATGGTGGGCGTGGGAAAAGTGGAGGGCCAAACCGCTGCCGCGTTGTCGTTGATGTGTGGTGCACTGTGGCTCCTGTCCATTACCGCACGCCCGGTCAATTCGTGGCGCGCCGGACTGATTGCACTCATGCTGACCTGCGCTGTCGCGGGAGTATTCATCCCATTCGTCCGCAATTTCTTTGCGCTGGAGTGGCCGGCAGCGCACGACGGATGGGTGATCCTCGCGTGCGGCCTCACCGCCTGTATCCTCATCGAAGCGGCGCATCGCGCATACTCATTGCGCCACCAGCGAAAGGCTGAAACGGACGGTGCGCCACTAGACTGA
- a CDS encoding YciI family protein encodes MRIYVVEYTYDTKLNSLTQDFRPAHRRFLRDLYAKDVLLSSGWLRDAMHEGALIILKAESANVALKILEDDPFYVQGFIIDRRIMQWEPTIGSLAEEFDTKFPYS; translated from the coding sequence ATGCGTATCTATGTCGTTGAGTACACGTATGACACCAAGTTGAATTCTCTGACGCAGGATTTCCGCCCGGCGCACCGCCGTTTCCTGCGGGATCTGTATGCGAAAGATGTTCTGCTGTCCTCAGGTTGGCTCCGCGATGCGATGCATGAGGGTGCCCTCATCATCTTGAAGGCAGAGTCCGCCAATGTGGCGCTGAAGATCCTCGAGGATGATCCGTTCTACGTTCAGGGGTTCATCATTGATCGGCGCATCATGCAGTGGGAACCGACCATCGGCAGCCTAGCCGAAGAATTCGACACGAAGTTCCCGTACTCGTAG
- a CDS encoding Gfo/Idh/MocA family protein gives MSGDRRITVGLVGAGGIARSHMSAWRSLGVDILVYSKEDANELCAEFSTGRVVDTLENLVAQSQVIDVLTPTYAHEEAVRAGLDAGRQVICEKPLALDAPTAQQLLELSRARDNALYVAHVVRYFPEYATLHDAVSSGYIGRPAVARLNRTGTFPQWASWFADEEESGGIVDDLMIHDLDIARWVLGEVRSVYATLRHATAPDGRRVSVAQATLRHEDEAISNVRATWGPVGTPFRTSFYVAGTDGCLEHDSTAHPPLQVRSDAPTDASMLPTTSGSPADPYYAELSDFMESMSTGSTPRASAEDAVEALKLADAVRLSAHRDAVVEL, from the coding sequence ATGAGTGGTGACCGGCGCATAACAGTAGGTTTGGTCGGAGCTGGCGGCATTGCGCGATCCCACATGTCAGCGTGGCGGTCACTGGGCGTTGACATCCTCGTCTATTCGAAGGAAGACGCCAACGAGCTGTGCGCGGAGTTCTCCACCGGACGCGTCGTTGACACGCTCGAGAACCTGGTCGCACAATCCCAGGTGATCGATGTCCTGACACCAACATACGCACACGAGGAAGCTGTGCGCGCCGGACTGGACGCCGGGCGCCAGGTCATCTGTGAAAAACCGCTGGCACTGGACGCGCCGACAGCACAGCAGCTGCTTGAATTGTCACGCGCACGCGACAACGCACTGTACGTCGCGCATGTCGTGCGGTATTTCCCGGAATATGCCACCCTCCACGATGCCGTCTCCAGCGGATATATCGGCCGCCCGGCGGTAGCACGTCTGAACCGGACCGGCACGTTCCCGCAATGGGCCTCATGGTTCGCTGACGAGGAAGAATCCGGTGGAATTGTCGATGATCTCATGATCCATGACCTTGATATTGCCCGATGGGTGCTGGGAGAGGTACGCAGCGTGTATGCAACACTGCGCCATGCCACTGCTCCCGATGGGCGGCGCGTGAGCGTTGCTCAGGCGACATTGCGTCATGAGGACGAAGCGATCTCGAATGTGCGCGCGACGTGGGGGCCGGTGGGCACACCATTTCGCACTTCATTCTATGTTGCGGGAACCGACGGGTGTCTGGAGCACGATTCAACAGCTCACCCACCTCTGCAGGTCCGCAGCGACGCACCAACTGACGCATCAATGCTGCCGACCACATCAGGATCCCCGGCCGACCCCTACTACGCAGAACTGAGCGACTTCATGGAGTCCATGTCCACCGGCTCAACGCCGAGGGCGAGTGCAGAAGACGCGGTCGAAGCGCTGAAGCTGGCAGACGCGGTTCGCCTGTCAGCCCATCGCGATGCGGTAGTGGAGTTGTGA
- the uvrB gene encoding excinuclease ABC subunit UvrB, which produces MSGQRILCQEHPFEVIAEYSPSGDQPHAIRELAERINGGEQHVVLLGATGTGKTATAAWLIEQIQRPALIMEPNKTLAAQLTAEFREFLPRNAVEYFVSYYDYYQPEAYVPQTDTYIEKDSSINDEVERLRHSATNSLLTRRDTVVVSSVSCIYGLGTPEEYVARMVDLQRGMVIDRDDLLRAFVDMQYVRNDMSFTRGTFRVRGDTIEIIPVYEELAIRIEMFGDEIDQLAVLHPLTGDVIRDVDQIYLFPASHYVAGEERMKRAIKSIEDELAERLEWFESQGKLLEAQRLRMRTTYDLEMLKEVGTCSGVENYSRHIDGRGPGTPPHTLLDYFPDDFLLIIDESHVTVPQIGAMFEGDMSRKRTLVDHGFRLPSAMDNRPLKWDEFGERIGQTMYLSATPGPYELERCDGVVEQIIRPTGLVDPKVIVKPTSGQIDDLLEEVRVRVERNERVLVTTLTKKMAEDLTTYLAERSVRVEYLHSDVDTLRRVELLRELRQGKFDVLVGINLLREGLDLPEVSLVSILDADKEGFLRSTRSLIQTIGRAARNVSGEVHMYADNITDSMRAAIEETERRRAKQIAYNEKHHIDPTPLRKKIADVTDMLAREDIDTESLLEGGYRQERSGKPIGHARASDDVLRHARDTRERLGLQAEAELAQLIDDLSAQMHAAAGDLQFELAARLRDEVADLKRELRQMKEAN; this is translated from the coding sequence ATGAGCGGGCAACGAATCTTATGCCAGGAACATCCTTTCGAAGTGATCGCGGAGTATTCCCCTTCAGGCGACCAGCCACACGCGATTCGTGAGCTTGCCGAACGCATCAACGGTGGGGAACAACATGTCGTGCTGCTGGGCGCGACCGGCACCGGCAAGACGGCAACAGCCGCCTGGCTCATCGAACAGATTCAGCGTCCCGCCCTGATCATGGAGCCGAACAAGACGCTGGCCGCTCAGCTCACCGCCGAGTTCCGCGAATTCCTGCCCAGGAACGCGGTCGAATACTTCGTGTCGTACTACGACTACTACCAGCCTGAAGCATACGTGCCCCAGACAGACACCTATATAGAAAAAGACTCCTCCATTAATGACGAGGTTGAACGCCTGCGACATTCGGCAACCAACTCATTGCTGACGCGTCGGGACACGGTTGTGGTCTCATCGGTGTCCTGCATTTACGGCCTGGGCACGCCTGAAGAATACGTGGCACGTATGGTGGATTTGCAGCGAGGAATGGTCATTGACCGCGACGATTTGCTGCGCGCCTTCGTGGATATGCAGTACGTGCGCAACGACATGTCATTCACCCGCGGCACGTTCCGTGTGCGCGGGGACACCATCGAGATCATCCCGGTGTACGAGGAACTCGCCATCCGCATCGAAATGTTCGGTGATGAAATCGACCAGCTCGCCGTATTGCACCCGCTGACAGGTGACGTAATACGTGACGTTGACCAGATCTACCTGTTTCCGGCCTCTCACTATGTCGCTGGCGAAGAGCGTATGAAGCGTGCGATCAAGTCGATTGAGGATGAACTGGCCGAACGCCTCGAATGGTTCGAATCTCAGGGCAAACTTCTCGAAGCGCAGCGACTACGCATGCGCACAACCTATGATCTGGAAATGCTCAAGGAAGTCGGCACCTGCTCGGGTGTGGAGAACTATTCACGCCATATTGACGGTCGCGGCCCCGGCACGCCGCCGCACACTCTCCTGGATTATTTCCCGGACGATTTCCTGCTCATTATCGATGAATCTCACGTCACGGTTCCGCAGATCGGTGCCATGTTCGAGGGTGACATGTCGCGTAAACGCACCCTCGTCGATCATGGTTTCCGTCTTCCCTCGGCAATGGACAACCGGCCACTGAAGTGGGATGAATTTGGTGAGCGCATCGGGCAGACCATGTATCTGTCGGCCACACCCGGCCCCTACGAGCTCGAGCGTTGCGACGGAGTTGTTGAACAGATCATTCGCCCAACTGGCCTGGTCGATCCGAAGGTGATTGTGAAGCCTACCTCGGGACAGATTGATGACCTGCTCGAAGAAGTCCGGGTGCGTGTGGAACGCAATGAACGCGTCCTCGTCACCACATTGACCAAAAAAATGGCAGAAGACCTCACCACGTATCTGGCCGAACGCTCCGTTCGCGTCGAATATCTGCACTCGGATGTCGACACGTTGCGCCGCGTGGAACTGTTGCGGGAACTGCGTCAGGGCAAGTTCGACGTCCTTGTCGGGATCAACCTGCTTCGAGAAGGCCTCGACCTGCCCGAAGTATCGCTCGTGTCCATTCTGGATGCGGACAAGGAAGGGTTCCTGCGCTCAACGCGTTCCCTCATTCAGACGATTGGCCGCGCAGCCCGTAACGTGTCGGGCGAGGTTCACATGTACGCCGACAACATCACCGATTCGATGCGTGCGGCGATTGAGGAAACCGAAAGGCGCAGAGCCAAGCAGATTGCCTATAACGAAAAACATCACATTGATCCGACACCTCTGCGCAAGAAGATCGCTGACGTGACAGACATGCTCGCACGCGAGGACATTGACACGGAATCACTGCTGGAAGGTGGGTACCGTCAGGAACGCTCCGGCAAGCCCATCGGACATGCCCGAGCCAGCGACGACGTGTTGCGCCACGCCAGGGATACCCGTGAACGACTGGGACTTCAGGCTGAAGCTGAACTGGCGCAGCTCATTGACGACCTGTCAGCGCAGATGCATGCGGCGGCAGGCGATCTTCAGTTCGAGCTGGCCGCCCGGCTGCGTGACGAGGTGGCGGATCTCAAACGTGAGCTTCGACAGATGAAGGAAGCAAACTGA
- the uvrA gene encoding excinuclease ABC subunit UvrA, translating to MSDQLIVRGARQHNLKSVNLELPRDAMIVFSGLSGSGKSSLAFDTIFAEGQRRYVESLSSYARQFLGQMDKPDVDFIEGLSPAVSIDQKSTSRNPRSTVGTITEIHDYLRLLFARAGTAHCPTCGAEITAQTPQQIVDSVRSMEEGTRFQVLAPVVRGRKGEYRELLDDLRAAGYSRALIDGEVVRLENAPTLEKKLKHTIEVVIDRLVVRDGMKQRLTDSVETALGLSEGLVVIDVVDLDADDPNRRRRYSEKRACPNDHPLALEEIEPRTFSFNAPYGACPECMGIGSRLEVDPDLVVPDEELSLEDGAVAPWSRNVKYHVRLLKSLGKELGFSTRTAWKELPSEARQAILYGKDYEVKVKFRNRWGRERSYTTGFEGAVNYIERKREETESDRTLERLEAYMREVPCPVCQGARLKPEVLAVRIGGLNIAEVSNLSIADLERFMSELELDQRQQFIARPILQEIIARLKFLNDVGLTYLTLSRAAGTLSGGEAQRIRLATQIGSGLVGVLYVLDEPSIGLHQRDNQRLIATLKRLRDLGNTLIVVEHDEETIESADWVVDIGPGAGENGGWVVYSGSVEELKKNRNSLTGEYLSGRRSIAIPTERRPVDRSRVITVKGARENNLDNLTVSFPLGVFIAVTGVSGSGKSTLVNQILYRSLASRLNGARMVPGRHRAITGLDHLDKVIHVDQSPIGRTPRSNPATYTGVWDLIRQLFAQTHEAKVRGYMPGRFSFNVKGGRCEACKGDGTIRIEMNFLPDVYVPCEVCHGKRYNRETLEVHYKGKTVADVLDMSISEAAEFFQSLPRIARHLNTLVEVGLGYVRLGQAATTLSGGEAQRVKLASELQRRSSGRSVYVLDEPTTGLHSEDIRKLLMVLQTLVDKGNTVIVIEHNLDVIKCADWIIDMGPEGGSGGGQVVAEGTPEDVAAVDESFTGQYLRKILDFSVE from the coding sequence GTGTCAGACCAGTTGATCGTGCGCGGAGCGCGCCAGCACAACCTCAAAAGCGTCAACCTCGAGTTACCTCGCGACGCGATGATCGTCTTTTCCGGCCTGTCCGGCTCCGGAAAGTCATCCCTCGCATTCGATACCATTTTTGCCGAGGGGCAGCGCCGCTACGTTGAATCCCTGTCGTCATATGCGCGCCAGTTCCTTGGTCAGATGGACAAACCTGACGTTGACTTCATCGAAGGCCTCTCTCCGGCAGTGTCCATCGATCAGAAATCCACCTCACGTAACCCGCGATCAACGGTGGGCACGATCACTGAAATCCACGACTACCTGCGTCTTTTGTTCGCACGGGCGGGCACTGCGCACTGTCCGACGTGTGGCGCTGAAATCACCGCCCAGACCCCGCAGCAGATCGTGGACAGTGTGCGCTCGATGGAGGAGGGCACCCGCTTCCAGGTCCTCGCACCCGTCGTGCGTGGCCGCAAGGGTGAGTACCGCGAATTACTTGACGATCTGCGCGCTGCCGGCTATTCACGCGCATTGATTGACGGTGAAGTGGTGCGTTTGGAGAACGCGCCGACCCTTGAGAAGAAGCTGAAACACACCATCGAAGTCGTCATCGACCGACTGGTGGTGCGCGACGGTATGAAGCAGCGTCTGACTGACTCGGTAGAAACAGCGCTGGGGCTGTCGGAAGGCCTGGTCGTCATTGACGTCGTGGATCTGGACGCGGACGATCCGAACAGGCGGCGCCGCTACTCTGAAAAGCGCGCCTGCCCGAACGACCATCCACTTGCACTTGAAGAGATCGAGCCTCGCACATTCTCATTCAACGCTCCTTACGGTGCATGTCCTGAATGTATGGGAATCGGCTCGCGGCTGGAAGTCGACCCTGACCTCGTCGTTCCCGACGAAGAACTGTCCCTTGAGGATGGGGCTGTCGCACCGTGGAGCCGGAACGTTAAGTACCATGTACGCTTGCTGAAATCCCTCGGTAAGGAGCTCGGCTTTTCGACCAGGACTGCGTGGAAGGAGCTGCCGAGTGAGGCGCGCCAGGCGATCCTGTACGGCAAAGACTACGAAGTGAAAGTCAAGTTCCGTAACAGGTGGGGGCGTGAGCGTTCCTACACGACTGGCTTCGAAGGCGCTGTCAACTACATCGAACGCAAGCGTGAGGAAACTGAGTCGGATCGAACGTTGGAACGCCTGGAAGCGTACATGCGTGAGGTGCCATGTCCCGTGTGTCAGGGTGCCCGCCTGAAGCCGGAAGTGCTGGCTGTGCGCATCGGTGGCCTGAACATTGCCGAGGTGTCGAACCTGTCGATTGCTGATCTCGAGCGTTTCATGAGTGAGCTCGAGCTCGACCAGCGACAGCAGTTCATTGCGCGCCCCATTTTGCAGGAAATCATCGCCCGCTTGAAGTTTCTCAACGATGTGGGGTTGACGTACCTGACATTGTCAAGGGCGGCCGGAACCCTTTCCGGTGGTGAAGCTCAGCGTATCCGGCTGGCCACCCAGATCGGGTCGGGACTGGTCGGGGTTCTCTACGTCTTGGATGAGCCATCTATCGGCCTGCATCAACGTGATAACCAGCGCCTGATCGCCACCCTGAAGCGCCTTCGCGACCTCGGCAACACGCTGATCGTTGTCGAACATGACGAAGAAACGATTGAATCGGCCGACTGGGTCGTGGACATTGGACCGGGTGCCGGAGAAAACGGCGGATGGGTCGTGTACTCCGGAAGCGTGGAGGAGTTGAAGAAGAATCGGAACTCGTTGACAGGGGAGTACCTGTCGGGGCGCCGGTCCATTGCCATTCCAACCGAACGCAGGCCGGTGGACCGCTCCCGCGTCATCACGGTGAAAGGCGCGCGTGAAAACAACCTCGATAACCTCACCGTGTCATTCCCTCTCGGAGTGTTCATCGCCGTGACGGGCGTGTCAGGATCGGGCAAATCCACTCTGGTTAACCAGATTCTGTATCGGTCCCTCGCATCCCGCCTCAATGGGGCGCGCATGGTTCCGGGACGCCACCGCGCGATCACCGGTCTGGATCACCTCGACAAAGTGATTCATGTGGACCAGTCACCCATTGGACGCACCCCGCGTTCGAACCCAGCTACCTACACCGGGGTGTGGGACCTGATTCGCCAGCTTTTCGCACAAACGCATGAAGCCAAGGTTCGCGGCTACATGCCGGGACGTTTCTCCTTCAATGTCAAGGGCGGCAGGTGCGAAGCCTGCAAGGGCGACGGCACGATTCGCATTGAAATGAACTTCCTGCCCGACGTGTATGTGCCGTGCGAGGTGTGTCACGGCAAGCGGTACAACAGGGAGACACTGGAAGTCCACTACAAGGGCAAGACAGTGGCAGATGTTCTGGATATGTCCATCTCGGAAGCGGCGGAGTTCTTCCAGTCGCTGCCGCGTATCGCTCGTCATCTCAACACGCTCGTCGAGGTTGGCCTGGGGTACGTGCGGCTGGGACAGGCCGCCACGACACTGTCCGGTGGCGAAGCTCAGCGTGTAAAACTGGCGTCCGAACTGCAGCGACGCTCCTCAGGACGATCAGTGTATGTTCTGGACGAGCCGACGACGGGTCTGCATAGCGAAGACATTCGCAAGCTCTTGATGGTGTTGCAGACACTGGTTGATAAAGGCAATACGGTCATCGTGATTGAGCACAACCTGGATGTCATCAAGTGCGCGGATTGGATCATTGACATGGGCCCTGAAGGGGGATCCGGCGGTGGCCAGGTCGTGGCTGAGGGCACACCTGAAGATGTTGCCGCCGTCGACGAATCATTCACTGGTCAGTATTTAAGAAAAATTCTCGACTTCAGCGTAGAGTAG